In Edaphobacter paludis, a single window of DNA contains:
- the hemE gene encoding uroporphyrinogen decarboxylase has product MSPASVEQVKAIQPTGTATAGSRFVRACLRQPVDRTPVWLLRQAGRYMPEYMAVRKHHSLLDICRTPDIAAEVTITAAERLGVDAAIIFADLLLPFTPMGLDFEFLAGEGPVVHVPVRTVEQVRALRTDRIDELSYVARAIEKVTAHFSAPRADGDQLGIIGFCGAPFTLASYMIEGGSSRNYIETKKLMYGDDIAWPMLMEKLVTVLVGYAQQQVEAGADVIQIFDSWVGALGVTDYRRYCLPSVTELVRRIQSLGVPVIYFGVDTASLLSAMSETKADVIGLDWRIPLDEGWKAVGAGCAVQGNLDPITLFAPQDVLKDRVREVLAAAGGRPGHIFNLGHGIVPGTPVENVIKVIEWVKEYGAQ; this is encoded by the coding sequence TTGAGCCCTGCGTCCGTGGAGCAAGTAAAGGCGATTCAGCCTACAGGAACAGCGACAGCCGGAAGCAGATTTGTCCGCGCATGCCTTCGTCAGCCGGTCGACCGCACCCCAGTCTGGCTTCTGCGCCAGGCCGGACGATACATGCCCGAATATATGGCGGTGCGCAAGCACCATTCCCTATTGGACATCTGCCGCACTCCCGATATCGCCGCTGAAGTGACCATCACTGCCGCCGAACGTCTGGGTGTCGACGCCGCAATTATCTTTGCGGACCTGCTGCTTCCGTTTACACCGATGGGGTTGGATTTCGAATTCCTCGCCGGCGAGGGACCAGTAGTGCATGTGCCCGTGCGTACCGTGGAACAGGTTCGCGCTCTGCGTACCGATCGCATCGACGAGCTAAGCTATGTGGCGCGCGCGATCGAGAAAGTAACCGCTCACTTCTCTGCCCCGCGGGCGGATGGCGATCAGCTTGGCATCATCGGCTTCTGCGGCGCACCATTTACGCTGGCCAGTTACATGATCGAAGGCGGCTCTTCGCGGAATTACATCGAGACCAAAAAGCTGATGTACGGAGACGACATCGCCTGGCCGATGCTGATGGAAAAACTGGTGACAGTGCTCGTCGGTTATGCGCAGCAGCAGGTCGAGGCCGGAGCCGACGTTATTCAGATATTCGATAGCTGGGTTGGCGCCCTGGGCGTGACCGACTACCGCCGCTACTGCCTGCCCTCAGTGACGGAGCTTGTCCGGCGAATTCAGTCGCTGGGCGTTCCGGTCATTTATTTTGGCGTGGACACTGCCTCCCTGCTGTCGGCCATGAGCGAGACGAAAGCCGATGTTATCGGGCTCGACTGGCGCATTCCTCTGGACGAAGGATGGAAGGCCGTCGGTGCGGGCTGTGCCGTGCAGGGTAACCTCGACCCCATCACCCTGTTTGCCCCCCAAGATGTGCTGAAGGATCGAGTACGCGAGGTACTGGCTGCAGCGGGCGGCCGTCCCGGACACATCTTCAACCTGGGCCATGGCATCGTACCCGGCACTCCTGTCGAAAACGTCATCAAGGTCATCGAGTGGGTAAAGGAGTACGGAGCGCAATGA
- a CDS encoding alpha/beta fold hydrolase — MAPATHNKNAVQSADFHPRRLLRSGHLQTVFGNYLPRANSLPPAEEQLVEVSPATEHQISSQVLCHCHWQPEDVRAARPTVIIVHGLEGSSGSQYVIGNSDKLWQAGCNIVRMNMRNCCGTEALTPTLYHSGLSGDVDAVMRFFVDLHHLQSIALIGYSMGGNLVLKLTGELGKDPPPQLRSVVGVSPVIDLAPSSAALHLLQNRVYEMKFVRAMLRRFRRKASLFPRAFDPNRAIGISSLRDFDERIIALYSGFAGAEDYYYRVAAARVIDEITVPTLILNSLDDPFIRLAPDTRDKIIANPNITFLETAQGGHCAFLAQPDPATGYDGYWAEHTLVRFILANSKAAPERVAAKIDIDAR; from the coding sequence ATGGCCCCGGCGACTCACAATAAAAATGCCGTTCAATCCGCCGACTTTCATCCCCGGCGTTTATTGCGCAGCGGGCACCTGCAAACTGTCTTCGGCAACTATCTGCCGCGTGCCAACAGCTTACCGCCCGCGGAAGAGCAACTCGTCGAAGTCTCGCCTGCGACGGAACATCAAATCTCCAGCCAGGTGCTCTGCCACTGCCACTGGCAACCTGAAGACGTCCGCGCCGCACGGCCCACCGTCATCATCGTGCATGGACTCGAAGGTTCATCCGGATCGCAGTACGTCATCGGCAACTCCGACAAGCTATGGCAGGCCGGCTGCAATATCGTTCGCATGAACATGCGTAACTGCTGTGGGACCGAGGCGCTTACCCCAACGCTCTATCACTCCGGCCTCTCGGGAGACGTAGACGCCGTCATGCGCTTCTTCGTGGACCTGCACCATTTGCAATCGATCGCTCTGATCGGCTACTCCATGGGCGGCAACCTCGTCCTCAAACTCACGGGCGAACTGGGCAAAGACCCGCCGCCGCAACTCCGTTCCGTTGTCGGCGTCTCCCCGGTCATCGACCTTGCACCGTCGTCTGCCGCTCTTCATCTGCTGCAAAACCGCGTCTACGAGATGAAGTTTGTCCGGGCGATGCTTCGCCGTTTTCGCCGCAAGGCATCCCTCTTTCCTCGTGCATTCGATCCGAACCGCGCCATTGGAATCAGCTCGCTCCGCGACTTCGATGAGCGCATCATCGCACTCTATTCGGGCTTCGCGGGTGCGGAGGACTACTACTATCGAGTAGCTGCAGCTCGCGTCATCGACGAAATCACCGTTCCGACACTCATTCTGAACTCTCTTGACGATCCCTTCATCCGGCTCGCCCCGGACACGCGCGACAAGATCATCGCGAACCCGAATATCACCTTCCTCGAAACCGCCCAGGGTGGGCACTGCGCCTTCCTCGCGCAGCCTGACCCGGCCACGGGATACGACGGCTATTGGGCCGAACACACTCTCGTCCGTTTCATTCTTGCCAACAGTAAAGCCGCTCCTGAACGCGTTGCCGCTAAGATAGACATTGATGCTCGCTGA
- a CDS encoding DUF72 domain-containing protein encodes MVSVQAQTRIYAGTSGWAYPTWKPEFYPAGTAAKKFLEFYASQLTSVEVNYTFRALPTAKMLEGWLAATPPHFRFSFKAPQRITHFKRLRDCDADVAQFIAALEPVRHANKLGLLLFQLPPNFKADGGLLTAFLTTPALQTPNALRIAFEFRHDSWFSEEIYTVLRQHEAALCIAESEDLLTPEIHTAAGFTCFRLRRSGGYSTVELDSFAKRFTALAQKRDVYAYFKHEDEPTGALNAKAFLDRTFAIEDKD; translated from the coding sequence GTGGTTTCCGTCCAAGCCCAAACTCGCATCTACGCCGGAACCTCCGGCTGGGCTTACCCTACCTGGAAACCGGAATTTTATCCTGCCGGTACGGCAGCGAAGAAATTCCTGGAGTTTTACGCCTCTCAACTCACCTCGGTCGAGGTCAATTACACCTTCCGCGCATTGCCCACGGCAAAGATGCTCGAAGGTTGGCTCGCGGCCACTCCTCCCCACTTCCGCTTCAGCTTCAAGGCCCCGCAGCGCATCACGCACTTCAAGCGCCTCCGCGACTGCGACGCAGATGTGGCCCAGTTCATCGCCGCGCTCGAACCGGTTCGGCATGCCAACAAGCTCGGCCTCCTGCTCTTTCAACTCCCGCCAAACTTCAAGGCGGATGGTGGACTGCTCACGGCATTCCTCACCACGCCCGCATTGCAGACGCCGAACGCCCTCCGAATAGCGTTTGAGTTCCGCCATGACTCCTGGTTCAGCGAAGAAATTTATACCGTCCTGCGCCAACACGAAGCCGCGCTTTGTATCGCAGAAAGCGAAGACCTGCTTACGCCGGAGATCCATACGGCTGCCGGATTCACCTGTTTCCGCTTGCGCCGCAGCGGCGGCTACTCGACCGTCGAACTCGACTCCTTTGCCAAACGCTTCACCGCACTCGCGCAGAAGCGCGATGTGTACGCTTACTTCAAGCACGAGGACGAACCCACCGGCGCACTGAATGCCAAGGCCTTCCTTGACCGCACCTTTGCTATCGAGGATAAGGACTGA
- the hemG gene encoding protoporphyrinogen oxidase, translating to MKRIAIVGGGIAGLTAAYELSRLASSGVAVEATLFEASPRLGGIVETVREGGFVIECGPDAWVTEKPWARELAEELGLGDEIMPSNDATRKTYVLMDRQLKAMPDGMRMMVPSNLAALDHSDLFSAEAKRAYHDEVNRAAELKASPPQQDESVAEFVQRHFGTEVLEKIGAPLLRGVFGGDVAKLSVNAVMAPFVAMEREHGSLISAMQIRAAAKESNEDAVFTTLQSGLGTLVDRMIAAIPKAWIHLGTAIHSIARDGDSWNVKTSSTQEAFDAILIAAPVHVARTLLQPTDARAAELMEMDASSAVIVAFGFPEATEFSTPPGFGFLVPQDSGSRLLACTFVDQKFASRVPKNGKLVRAFFGGDAAERLMRCGNDEVASVARLELAPILGPLPEPQVTVVRRWPKSLPQYAVGHIERMKELDERLLKIPGLSLLGNGYRGVGLPDLIRDARTAARQIA from the coding sequence ATGAAACGAATAGCGATCGTCGGGGGTGGCATCGCAGGGTTGACGGCCGCGTATGAGTTGTCGCGCCTGGCGAGCAGCGGAGTCGCAGTAGAAGCGACGCTCTTCGAGGCCTCGCCGCGGCTGGGAGGGATTGTCGAAACCGTGCGCGAAGGCGGCTTCGTCATCGAGTGCGGCCCTGATGCCTGGGTGACAGAAAAACCCTGGGCTCGTGAGCTTGCAGAAGAACTCGGCCTGGGCGATGAGATCATGCCGTCTAACGATGCGACGCGGAAGACCTATGTCCTGATGGACCGCCAGCTCAAAGCGATGCCGGACGGAATGAGGATGATGGTCCCGTCCAATCTCGCTGCTCTCGACCATTCAGACTTATTCAGCGCAGAGGCCAAGCGGGCTTACCACGATGAGGTAAATCGAGCAGCAGAACTAAAGGCCAGTCCACCCCAACAAGACGAGAGCGTTGCGGAGTTTGTGCAGCGGCATTTTGGCACCGAGGTACTTGAAAAAATCGGCGCACCGTTGCTGCGCGGTGTCTTTGGCGGAGACGTGGCGAAGCTGAGCGTAAATGCGGTCATGGCTCCCTTCGTCGCGATGGAGCGCGAGCACGGAAGCTTGATCTCCGCGATGCAGATTCGTGCCGCTGCAAAAGAAAGCAATGAGGATGCAGTATTCACCACGCTCCAGAGTGGATTGGGAACGCTCGTGGATCGTATGATCGCAGCTATTCCGAAGGCTTGGATTCACCTGGGAACCGCAATCCATTCCATCGCGCGCGACGGCGATAGCTGGAACGTAAAGACGTCCAGTACTCAGGAAGCATTCGATGCCATCCTTATAGCTGCGCCCGTACATGTAGCGCGCACGCTGCTACAGCCGACCGATGCGCGTGCCGCAGAACTCATGGAGATGGATGCAAGCTCCGCAGTCATCGTAGCCTTTGGATTTCCAGAAGCTACAGAGTTTTCCACTCCCCCGGGCTTCGGCTTTCTTGTGCCCCAGGATTCCGGGAGCCGCCTGCTGGCGTGTACCTTCGTGGATCAAAAGTTTGCAAGCCGCGTGCCGAAGAATGGGAAGCTGGTTCGCGCCTTCTTCGGCGGAGACGCCGCCGAGCGCTTGATGCGCTGCGGAAATGATGAAGTTGCCTCCGTGGCGCGGCTCGAACTGGCACCTATCCTCGGCCCACTGCCTGAACCGCAGGTCACTGTGGTCCGGCGTTGGCCAAAGAGCCTTCCGCAGTACGCCGTCGGCCATATCGAGCGGATGAAGGAACTGGATGAGCGGCTGCTGAAGATCCCTGGATTATCGTTGCTGGGCAATGGATATCGCGGCGTCGGGCTACCCGATTTAATCAGAGACGCTCGGACTGCTGCGCGCCAGATCGCATAA
- the purS gene encoding phosphoribosylformylglycinamidine synthase subunit PurS produces the protein MKAHVYVTLKRTVLDAQGQTVADALRRMEYRGIADVRQGKYFLLTLEDGIDQNAAQAEVERIAREVLTNPVIEEFTFRLEP, from the coding sequence ATGAAGGCTCATGTCTATGTCACGCTGAAACGAACGGTACTGGATGCCCAGGGGCAGACAGTCGCGGATGCACTGCGGCGAATGGAATATCGCGGAATTGCTGACGTGCGGCAGGGAAAGTACTTCCTGCTGACTCTGGAAGATGGAATAGATCAGAACGCGGCGCAGGCCGAGGTGGAACGGATCGCGCGCGAGGTGCTGACCAATCCGGTAATCGAAGAGTTTACCTTCCGGCTGGAGCCTTAA
- the hemH gene encoding ferrochelatase, whose product MIEKTGRSAVLLLAHGTPDVLGEMAEYLNKVTGGRALPQEVVEELQHRYREIGLGETPGTLAPPLTRWTLIQAHLLERALDRLGDSDTRVYVGMRNWHPYIAETVARMRLDGVTHIKAICLAPQNSRTSVGLYRKAVLAASAGMEVDFVAGWAEHPLLAQAFAERLWPVWALACAQSGRRVPVLFTAHSVPCRTIMTSGTPVQSSPDTYPVEAKRTAELVAQRLAVVGLGNDDWYFAFQSQGVSGGPWIGPTVEDTLKAIKEAGHVGVVMQPIGFLCDHVEILYDIDIAFAEKARELGLKLWRAESLNDSDVLIKALAEIASGQYIADGDEATVLAPV is encoded by the coding sequence ATGATCGAAAAGACAGGCCGAAGCGCTGTTCTGCTGCTTGCGCACGGAACCCCGGACGTGCTCGGCGAGATGGCCGAATATCTCAACAAAGTGACGGGTGGGCGGGCGCTTCCGCAGGAAGTTGTGGAAGAGTTGCAGCATCGGTATCGAGAGATCGGCCTCGGCGAGACGCCGGGAACGCTGGCTCCGCCGCTGACCAGGTGGACTCTCATTCAAGCGCATCTGCTCGAGCGTGCCCTGGATCGGCTGGGGGATTCCGACACCAGAGTTTATGTGGGAATGCGAAACTGGCATCCGTATATCGCGGAGACTGTCGCGCGGATGCGGCTCGATGGTGTAACCCACATCAAGGCGATTTGCCTCGCTCCGCAAAACTCGCGAACAAGCGTTGGGCTCTATCGCAAAGCTGTTCTGGCCGCCTCTGCTGGGATGGAGGTGGATTTTGTCGCCGGATGGGCTGAACATCCACTGTTGGCGCAGGCATTTGCCGAACGTCTGTGGCCGGTATGGGCGCTGGCATGTGCGCAGTCGGGGCGGCGGGTTCCGGTGTTGTTTACAGCGCACAGCGTTCCCTGCCGAACGATCATGACAAGTGGAACTCCGGTTCAATCCTCTCCAGATACCTATCCGGTGGAAGCCAAGCGTACGGCGGAGCTAGTGGCCCAGCGTCTGGCCGTCGTCGGGCTTGGGAATGATGACTGGTACTTCGCCTTCCAGAGTCAGGGCGTCAGCGGCGGACCATGGATTGGCCCAACGGTAGAAGACACGCTGAAGGCCATCAAGGAAGCAGGTCATGTCGGCGTCGTGATGCAGCCGATTGGATTTCTCTGCGACCACGTCGAGATCCTGTACGACATCGACATTGCCTTTGCCGAAAAAGCGCGTGAGCTTGGCCTGAAGCTGTGGCGAGCAGAGAGCCTGAACGATTCGGACGTACTGATAAAGGCGTTGGCGGAGATCGCATCGGGCCAATATATCGCCGATGGCGATGAAGCAACTGTTTTAGCGCCGGTTTAG
- a CDS encoding cob(I)yrinic acid a,c-diamide adenosyltransferase, translated as MSIATTHGDSGQTGLAGGVRVSKADLRVEAYGSVDELNTVLGFARSICHHKEICAWTEDIQRTLFRVGGALATPPENRKNAPVISLDDVDALTKLVHQIEATEGILSDWSLPGAHTESAAYEIARTVCRRAERNAVRLAESGVEVAPEIIAYLNRLSDLIWLFGRLIELTAGIDARLRTGETEGPQWSRAWK; from the coding sequence ATGAGCATCGCAACAACCCATGGTGATAGCGGACAGACGGGTCTGGCCGGCGGGGTACGCGTCTCCAAAGCAGACCTGCGTGTAGAGGCTTACGGCTCCGTCGATGAGTTGAATACGGTGCTCGGCTTCGCCCGCAGCATCTGCCACCACAAGGAAATCTGTGCCTGGACCGAAGATATTCAGCGGACGCTCTTCCGTGTGGGGGGTGCGCTCGCTACGCCTCCCGAGAACCGGAAGAATGCTCCTGTCATCTCACTCGACGATGTCGATGCGCTGACAAAACTCGTTCATCAGATCGAAGCAACCGAAGGCATCCTCTCCGATTGGTCGCTGCCCGGAGCGCACACTGAATCGGCAGCCTACGAAATTGCTCGCACCGTGTGCCGCCGCGCCGAGCGCAACGCCGTCCGGCTCGCGGAGAGCGGCGTGGAGGTCGCGCCTGAGATCATCGCCTACCTCAACCGGCTCTCCGACCTCATCTGGCTCTTCGGTCGGTTGATCGAATTAACCGCCGGCATCGACGCTCGCCTCCGCACCGGTGAGACCGAGGGGCCCCAATGGTCTCGCGCATGGAAATAA
- a CDS encoding inorganic diphosphatase, whose translation MPNYLELPIGEKAPEVINAVIEIPSEGINKYEYDKKLHVFRLDRNLYSPVHYPGDYGFIPSTLAADGDPLDVLVLVDTPSFSGCVQEVRPIGVLEMLDQGVADEKVLCVGKNNPRYQDVWNYSEIYPHMLKEITHFFAIYKDLEGKRVEVKGWRDASFARDKVLEAQQAFIDNKAKTHAKVLAQK comes from the coding sequence ATGCCGAACTATCTTGAGCTACCCATCGGAGAAAAGGCCCCTGAGGTAATCAATGCCGTTATTGAGATTCCCTCTGAAGGCATCAACAAGTATGAGTATGACAAGAAACTGCATGTCTTCCGGCTAGACCGCAATCTTTACTCGCCCGTCCACTATCCCGGCGACTATGGCTTTATCCCCAGCACGCTCGCGGCCGACGGTGACCCGCTGGACGTGCTGGTGCTTGTCGATACGCCTAGTTTTTCCGGCTGCGTTCAGGAGGTTCGTCCCATCGGCGTGCTTGAAATGCTCGACCAGGGCGTAGCCGATGAGAAGGTTCTCTGCGTGGGCAAAAACAATCCCCGCTATCAGGACGTCTGGAACTACTCCGAGATCTACCCTCATATGCTCAAGGAGATCACGCACTTCTTCGCCATTTACAAGGATCTCGAGGGAAAACGAGTCGAGGTCAAAGGCTGGCGCGATGCCTCTTTTGCCCGCGACAAAGTCCTCGAAGCGCAGCAGGCCTTTATCGACAACAAGGCGAAGACTCACGCCAAAGTTCTTGCTCAAAAGTAA